One region of Eleutherodactylus coqui strain aEleCoq1 chromosome 5, aEleCoq1.hap1, whole genome shotgun sequence genomic DNA includes:
- the LOC136628771 gene encoding tropomyosin-1, isoforms 33/34-like: MASCVEAQVAVGSTSVPAGSPDMPCEGTPAPEILPADTGASSTEKEVVSEDTNAPTEDTTSAENEAPSEATDTTNVDNEAPPVDKKSLSVEADALPKDIEAPATATDNATTESEAPSVDKKPPSAENDDLSKDTEVPTTQNGKETINAHAPATEKEAPSEPQKVPSTENDAPSAGGDAPSTENDAPSAGGDAPSTENDAPSAGGDAPSTENDAPSAGGDAPSTENDAPSAGGDAPSTENDAPSAGGDAPSTENDAPSAGGDAPSTEKSIPSAETKASSVNEVQEAGPVSNDSSSKGTQEVTEKRRSSTY, translated from the exons ATGGCCTCTTGTGTGGAAGCTCAGGTTGCAGTTGGCAGTACTTCAGTGCCTGCAGGTTCACCAGATATGCCTTGTGAGGGAACTCCAGCTCCTGAGATTCTGCCAGCAGATACTGGAGCTTCATCCACTGAGAAGGAGGTTGTATCAGAGGACACTAATGCTCCTACAGAGGACACTACATCTGCAGAAAATGAGGCTCCATCAGAGGCCACTGACACTACAAATGTAGACAATGAGGCTCCACCTGTGGATAAGAAGTCTCTGTCTGTAGAGGCTGATGCCCTTCCCAAGGACATTGAGGCTCCAGCCACTGCAACTGACAATGCAACCACAGAGAGTGAGGCTCCATCTGTGGATAAGAAGCCTCCATCTGCAGAGAATGATGACCTTTCCAAGGACACTGAGGTTCCAACTACACAGAATGGGAAAGAAACCATAAATGCTCATGCTCCAGCCACAGAGAAAGAGGCTCCATCAGAACCCCAAAAGGTCCCATCCACAGAGAACGATGCCCCGTCAGCGGGAGGTGATGCTCCATCCACAGAGAACGATGCCCCGTCAGCGGGAGGTGATGCTCCATCCACAGAGAACGATGCCCCGTCAGCGGGCGGTGATGCTCCATCCACAGAGAACGATGCCCCGTCAGCGGGCGGTGATGCTCCATCCACAGAGAACGATGCCCCGTCAGCGGGCGGTGATGCTCCATCCACAGAGAACGATGCCCCGTCAGCGGGCGGTGATGCTCCATCCACAGAGAACGATGCCCCGTCAGCGGGCGGTGATGCTCCATCCACAGAGAAATCAATTCCTTCAGCAGAAACTAAGGCTTCATCAGTAAATGAAGTACAAGAAGCTG GACCTGTCAGTAATGATTCATCCAGTAAAGGAACACAGGAGGTGACAGAGAAACGGAGGTCTTCCACATACTAG